The following proteins come from a genomic window of Pseudomonas putida:
- the nadC gene encoding carboxylating nicotinate-nucleotide diphosphorylase: protein MPNLRLADLTAEIEANVRRALLEDIGSGDITAQLIPAERLAKATIITREDCVIAGTAWVDAVFRQLDPRVAVHWQVADGDRATANQVLFHLEGPARSLLSGERSALNFLQMLSGVATRARALADLVEGTQVQLLDTRKTLPGLRLAQKYAVTCGGCHNHRIGLFDAFLIKENHIAASGGVPEAVAAAHRIAPGKPVEIEVESLDELRQALSAGADIIMLDELSLDEMGEAVRITAGKAKLEASGGVTETTLRVIAETGVDYISIGAMTKDVKAVDLSMRLSL from the coding sequence AACGTGCGCCGCGCGCTGCTGGAGGACATCGGCAGCGGCGACATCACCGCGCAGCTGATTCCGGCCGAGCGCCTGGCCAAGGCCACCATCATCACCCGCGAAGATTGCGTGATTGCCGGCACCGCCTGGGTCGATGCCGTGTTCCGTCAACTCGACCCGCGTGTGGCGGTGCACTGGCAGGTGGCCGATGGTGACCGCGCCACGGCCAACCAGGTGCTGTTCCACCTCGAAGGCCCGGCACGTTCACTGCTCAGCGGCGAGCGCAGTGCGCTGAACTTCCTGCAGATGCTGTCGGGCGTGGCTACACGTGCGCGCGCGCTCGCCGACCTGGTCGAAGGCACCCAGGTGCAACTGCTCGACACCCGCAAGACCCTGCCCGGCCTGCGCTTGGCGCAAAAATATGCGGTGACCTGCGGCGGCTGCCACAACCACCGCATCGGCCTGTTCGATGCCTTCCTGATCAAGGAAAACCATATTGCCGCCAGCGGCGGTGTGCCCGAAGCAGTAGCGGCAGCCCACCGCATTGCTCCGGGCAAGCCGGTGGAAATCGAGGTGGAGAGCCTGGATGAACTACGCCAAGCGTTGAGCGCCGGTGCCGACATCATCATGCTCGACGAGCTGAGCCTGGACGAAATGGGCGAAGCAGTGCGCATTACCGCTGGCAAAGCCAAGCTCGAGGCCAGTGGCGGGGTGACCGAAACCACCCTGCGGGTGATTGCCGAGACTGGCGTGGACTACATCTCCATTGGTGCGATGACCAAGGATGTGAAGGCCGTCGACCTGTCGATGCGCCTGAGCCTCTGA